Proteins encoded in a region of the Neoarius graeffei isolate fNeoGra1 chromosome 3, fNeoGra1.pri, whole genome shotgun sequence genome:
- the LOC132882665 gene encoding fatty acid-binding protein, brain-like — MDAFFGSWKLVKSENLNQLVTVCGVEEEVINVRDVLKPVITFSQDGDCVVYKVQSSIRKTQNKFRLGEEFHEEVFPGRFCKCTMNLEGEKLILVHLYEGWKIRTVLEIQDGKMITTATCEDVTAVRTYEKV; from the exons ATGGATGCCTTTTTTGGAAGCTGGAAACTTGTGAAAAGTGAAAACCTGAATCAGTTGGTAACTGTATGTG GTGTTGAAGAGGAAGTAATAAATGTAAGGGACGTGCTTAAACCAGTCATCACCTTTTCCCAAGATGGTGACTGTGTGGTCTATAAAGTACAGTCCTCCATTCGTAAGACACAAAACAAGTTCAGATTGGGTGAAGAGTTTCATGAAGAAGTTTTCCCTGGCAGATTCTGCAAA tgtaCTATGAACCTCGAAGGAGAAAAACTCATCCTTGTACACCTCTATGAGGGTTGGAAGATCAGAACTGTCCTAGAGATTCAGGATGGGAAAATGATtact ACTGCGACATGTGAAGACGTCACAGCAGTACGTACATATGAGAAGGTGTAA